From the genome of Bactrocera oleae isolate idBacOlea1 chromosome 2, idBacOlea1, whole genome shotgun sequence, one region includes:
- the LOC106617418 gene encoding BTB/POZ domain-containing protein 6, with protein sequence MFCKRMSNSKERRKRLLHDDHHLADCEFVVGDSPNEEPKRFLCHKMILATASEVFERMFYSEFKVNGPVHITEVDPKSFERFLRYVYIYEIETEQSLSLEELGELFYLADKYMMQDLTDELVKHLRSKHNWTIGDVWPMFDLACLHEILPLLLLCYEEITKYVEKLLSVNSFYELNVNHLKRVVILVSQQPHISPKLMLQKLEEYGRRNKLHENRESEQFLKLVEAACLLDLNKLSKRDFDSGPAKSYLFNKIQTK encoded by the exons atgttttgtaaaCG AATGTCTAATAGTAAGGAAAGACGTAAACGACTTCTTCACGATGATCACCATCTTGCTGACTGCGAATTTGTTGTTGGAGATTCACCAAATGAGGAACCAAAGCGCTTTCTTTGTCATAAAATGATTTTAGCAACCGCCTCTGAAGTTTTCGAACGGATGTTTTATAGTGAGTTCAAAGTTAATGGGCCAGTACATATAACAGAGGTAGATCCCAAAAGTTTTGAACGTTTCTTgcgttatgtttatatatatgaaatagaaACAGAACAATCTCTATCGTTGGAAGAGTTAggggaattattttatttagcagACAAGTACATGATGCAAGATTTAACTGATGAATTAGTAAAACATTTGAGAAGTAAACACAATTGGACAATAGGAGACGTGTGGCCAATGTTTGATTTGGCATGCCTTCATGAAATCTTACCGTTATTATTGTTATGTTATGAG GAAATAACGAAATACGTCGAGAAGTTGTTATCTGTCAATTCCTTCTATGAACTGAATGTCAACCATCTGAAACGGGTGGTAATATTAGTTTCGCAACAGCCACATATATCACCAAAATTAATGCTGCAAAAGCTGGAAGAATATGGACGTCGAAATAAGTTACATGAAAATCGAGAATCTGAACAGTTTCTAAAATTGGTGGAGGCCGCATGTCTGTTGGATCTTAACAAGCTATCAAAAAGAGATTTCGATTCGGGACCTGCAAAATCATATTTGTTTAACAAAATACAAACCAAATAA
- the woc gene encoding zinc finger MYM-type protein 3 isoform X1: MEEISSLDSFHTDAESSARPESEPPKLDEDTSQASIDKVVDGDVTKDTEDGNNDEDFEQISEGSFDVDENSNGTSSGVPKDEGSSPQEKLASGAYDGDEGGGVECEGVNEEENKEPDTVDNKTQESTDFEEVDANVSGGGHNAATDESDMLGESDMTLPTATEELDASVEPVDKAIETKDADNQADNGGMDEPGVDLQTIDGDVDMPSITNSPEENLITSAAIEDENDKKATEKSIDEESHDITAEQQDISMEALEDDEPCNENSKPESDAKEKKPDVDVEAQEEENKNEEDEIAYLGGDNSKQLDATEENADATNKIAEIVTSEEPEPEPEHETEREDEPVENVQEPEDSDICLIPDDPETEVTQAEKEQAILARENAEKEDAEAQKQRDIEADTGDAAVVEENSISEKNTSAAIEDDSELCDARVEAKAQAESAGAEAEAADAGSGSSEGMQLNTAEDIGEAPDADEPLLEEMQTNTTEMGSSQKIIIAWIISSTQKCIQCDNEKMCGFRFKNPESGNFDYLCDQNCCDAILSAHPGKYFIRRKKFLIEELTNEEKDADAIDNEIDGSAPIEPAENSAVAEKDANCHTCLQCKEAKLCKYFFRQDDEYHYICNDICYNLLNSEEPEKFKLKRHSIRVRNIGSTLPTTATSSAGVSTVAPSIAAATKTKGPRDTGVVARTSAEAEAARLERNASFMRRCAECFNEVTLGDKNLLWETMDFCNEICLGKYQRTIGANCQTCHGEVPHPALGKYCVRFGFDIRQFCCAACLNEFKKGLKTCSCCQKDISSGSEGFLAPVGDKEQFKDFCSQACMRRYDSMCNPKKKLRNDTCAVCNNDKPVRVEIMLDGKEHNFCSNPCFSAFKFVSNIVADQCAMCSKYFERKGSESYTIYTERRTKVFCTRVCLNVYIIVNRRIVSCQWCKVKKYNFDMIYKQQDAQEILMCSLNCLTLYGVSINAFSRTVANCDNCNTSATPQYHLTMSDASMRNFCTYQCVMQFQSQFARAPLTLENDSPSTQQTTTVTQAGSNKSNVPFPTGLPKRVKLKMPQQTKPQIQIKLPAKTTPVGKKGPTMPVISTVSSLASGETETMIGNVTVRRGRGRGRKLDSPPPMPQLTTPMNVPSRGRPRKQIDYSASPSPPPMDLPTTNAKSIGKRGQSISVSGHIEKGVGETRIIAVPPYPPAVRNVQTSCKPQTVTVGFQTTPNTTNTATQTGKDYSNKVLIPIPVPIYVPQPMYMYSAPFPVPVPIPLPIPVPIFIPTTRNSAQGILKEIKKIQDKMPADPFEAELLMMAEMVAEEKHESDSDSEDEVKTEPSLVPLQYNNDVQPVEVTNNSYGEEVLQMALKMATGEYGQPAVDLESAMTASEITNPPPGMVGHDDSISHMSAHHMQQQPHHIMETQRGRGRKRGGLTSPVSPRSNNRSPVKRSRLDIEPSQPPPQPIQPVEKPDANMCLKYTFGVNAWKQWVMTKNADIEKSTTRRRPFKTELLQMTADELNYSLCLFVKEVRKPNGTEYAPDTIYYLVLGIQQYLYENGRIDNIFTDPYYERFTDCLDEVARKFSVLYNDSQYIVTRVEEEHLWECKQLGAHSPHVLLSTLMFFNTKHFNLTTVEEHMQLSFSHIMKHWKRSAQNAKMPGTRNVLLRFYPPQAGLDANPRKKKVYEQQENEENPLRCPVRLYEFYLSKCPESVKTRNDVFYLQPERSCVPDSPVWYSTQALSQESLQKMLHRVKMVKEINIALLTS; this comes from the exons ATGGAGGAAATTTCAAGTTTAGACTCATTTCACACTGACGCTGAGTCTAGTGCTCGACCCGAGTCAGAGCCACCGAAATTAGATGAAGACACATCACAAGCCTCAATCGACAAAGTCGTGGATGGTGACGTCACGAAAGATACTGAAGACGGAAATAACGACGAGGATTTCGAACAAATTTCGGAAGGTTCATTTGACGTAGATGAAAACTCAAATGGAACTTCTTCAGGTGTACCCAAAGATGAAGGGAGTAGCCCACAGGAGAAGTTGGCTAGTGGCGCATACGATGGGGATGAGGGTGGTGGTGTTGAGTGTGAAGGTGTCAATGAAGAAGAAAACAAAGAACCTGACACAGTAGACAATAAAACTCAAGAGTCCACAGATTTCGAAGAAGTGGATGCTAATGTATCTGGTGGAGGTCATAATGCAGCCACTGATGAATCCGATATGTTGGGCGAGTCAGACATGACTTTGCCAACAGCAACAGAAGAGTTAGATGCTTCTGTGGAACCCGTTGACAAAGCGATTGAAACAAAGGATGCGGATAATCAAGCTGATAATGGAGGAATGGATGAACCTGGGGTCGATTTGCAAACGATAGATGGAGATGTGGATATGCCATCAATCACTAACTCGCctgaagaaaatttaataacaagtgCTGCTATTGAagatgaaaatgataaaaaagctACAGAGAAATCAATTGACGAAGAAAGTCATGATATTACTGCTGAACAGCAAGATATCAGTATGGAAGCCCTGGAAGACGATGAGCCTTGTAATGAGAATAGTAAACCTGAGAGTGAtgctaaagaaaaaaaaccgGATGTTGATGTAGAAGCCCAAGAAGAAGAAAACAAGAATGAAGAGGACGAAATTGCTTATTTAGGTGGTGACAATAGCAAGCAACTCGATGCTACCGAAGAGAATGCCGATGCCACAAATAAAATCGCGGAAATAGTTACAAGTGAAGAACCTGAACCTGAACCTGAACATGAAACTGAACGGGAAGATG AACCAGTTGAGAACGTCCAAGAACCAGAAGATTCGGATATTTGTCTTATACCAGATGACCCTGAGACTGAAGTAACACAAGCGGAAAAAGAACAAGCTATTTTGGCTCGGGAAAATGCCGAAAAAGAGGATGCAGAGGCTCAAAAACAAAGAGATATAGAAGCAGACACTGGTGATGCCGCAGTAGTTGAAGAAAATTcgatttcagaaaaaaataccTCAGCTGCCATTGAAGATGACTCCGAGTTGTGTGACGCTAGAG tCGAAGCCAAAGCTCAAGCTGAATCAGCTGGAGCTGAAGCTGAAGCCGCTGATGCTGGCAGTGGCAGCAGCGAAG gaATGCAGCTAAACACAGCAGAAGATATAGGAGAAGCGCCTGACGCTGACGAACCTTTATTAGAAGAAATGCAAACAAATACAACGGAAATGGGGTCatcacaaaaaattatcattGCTTGGATTATTTCATCAACACAAAAATGTATACAGTGTGATAACGAAAAAATGTGTGGCTTTCGATTTAAGAACCCCGAAAGCGGTAATTTTGACTATTTATGTGACCAAAATTGCTGCGATGCCATTTTATCAGCTCATCCTGGAAAGTATTTCATTCGAAGGAAAAAGTTTCTTATCGAAGAGTTAACGAATGAAGAAAAGGACGCCGATGCTATAGATAATGAAATTGATGGGAGTGCACCCATCGAGCCTGCAGAAAATTCTGCTGTTGCAGAGAAAGATGCAAACTGTCACACATGTTTACAGTGCAAGGAagcaaaattatgtaaatactttTTCCGTCAAGATGACGAGTACCACTACATTTGTAACGATATTTGTTACAACCTTTTAAATTCAGAGGAgcctgaaaaatttaaattgaaacgaCATTCAATCCGTGTGCGTAACATAGGTTCCACTTTACCAACAACGGCAACGTCTTCAGCGGGGGTCTCGACCGTTGCCCCCAGTATTGCTGCAGCGACAAAGACAAAAGGTCCACGAGATACGGGTGTAGTAGCTCGTACCTCTGCGGAAGCGGAGGCAGCACGATTAGAGAGAAATGCTAGTTTTATGCGTCGTTGTGCTGAATGTTTCAATGAAGTAACGTTAGGCGACAAAAATTTACTGTGGGAAACGATGGATTTCTGCAATGAAATTTGCCTCGGCAAGTACCAACGCACAATCGGTGCTAATTGTCAAACATGTCATGGAGAAGTACCACATCCTGCCCTCGGTAAATATTGTGTACGCTTCGGTTTTGATATTCGTCAATTTTGCTGTGCAGCTTGTCTTAATGAGtttaaaaaaggtttaaaaacaTGTTCGTGTTGTCAAAAGGATATTTCTTCGGGCAGTGAGGGCTTTCTTGCACCAGTGGGTGACAAGGAacaatttaaagatttttgttCACAGGCCTGTATGCGACGTTACGATAGCATGTGTAATCCCAAAAAGAAACTACGTAACGATACTTGTGCTGTGTGTAATAATGATAAACCAGTGCGTGTCGAAATTATGCTAGATGGTAAAGAACATAATTTCTGTTCAAATCCATGCTTTTCGGCTTTCAAATTCGTAAGCAATATAGTGGCCGATCAATGTGCTATGTGTTCCAAGTATTTTGAACGCAAAGGCTCAGagtcatataccatatatacagaaAGACGAACTAAAGTGTTTTGTACACGCGTTTGTCTTAATGTGTATATAATTGTTAATCGGCGTATTGTCTCATGTCAATGGTGCAaagtaaagaaatataatttcgaTATGATCTACAAACAGCAAGATGCACAAGAAATTCTAATGTGTTCTCTAAATTGTTTAACTTTGTACGGTGTATCTATTAATGCTTTTTCACGCACTGTTGCCAATTGTGACAATTGCAACACTTCCGCTACACCACAATATCACCTCACAATGTCGGATGCTTCGATGCGTAATTTTTGCACATACCAGTGTGTTATGCAGTTTCAAAGTCAGTTTGCAagagcaccgcttactttggaaAATGATTCACCATCGACCCAACAGACCACTACAGTGACACAAGCCGGATCTAACAAAAGCAATGTACCTTTTCCCACAGGATTGCCTAAGAGGGTAAAACTAAAGATGCCACAACAAACCAAACCACAAATACag ATCAAACTTCCTGCAAAAACAACCCCTGTAGGAAAAAAGGGGCCTACAATGCCAGTTATATCAACGGTTTCTTCTCTAGCAAGTGGTGAGACCGAAACAATGATTGGTAACGTAACCGTACGCCGAGGCAGAGGTAGAGGTCGAAAGTTAGATTCGCCACCACCTATGCCACAATTAACCACACCTATGAATGTACCCTCTAGGGGTCGTCCGAGAAAGCAAATAGACTATAGTGCGTCTCCATCTCCACCACCTATGGATCTGCCAACGACAAATGCTAAGTCAATAGGTAAGCGAGGACAGAGTATTTCTGTGTCTGGCCATATTGAAAAAGGAGTTGGGGAAACGAGAATTATTGCTGTGCCACCATATCCACCTGCTGTTCGAAATGTGCAGACCAGTTGTAAACCACAAACAGTTACAGTCGGTTTTCAAACTACGCCAAACACGACGAATACAGCTACACAAACTGGCAAGGACTACTCCAACAAGGTGCTAATACCAATACCTGTGCCTATTTATGTGCCACAACCAATGTACATGTATTCGGCACCGTTCCCGGTACCAGTACCAATACCATTACCAATACCCGTACCAATATTTATACCCACTACACGAAATTCGGCTCAAGGTATActtaaggaaattaaaaaaattcaagatAAAATGCCAGCCGATCCATTTGAAGCTGAATTGCTTATGATGGCTGAGATGGTAGCCGAAGAAAAACACGAATCTGATTCGGATTCAGAAGATGAAGTAAAAACTGAACCGAGCTTGGTTCCGTTACAATACAATAACGATGTACAACCTGTTGAAGTGACTAACAATTCATATGGTGAAGAAGTACTACAGATGGCATTAAAAATGGCAACTGGTGAGTACGGTCAGCCTGCCGTTGATCTTGAATCGGCCATGACTGCTAGTGAGATAACAAATCCACCACCAGGTATGGTGGGACACGATGATTCTATAAGCCATATGAGTGCTCACCATATGCAACAGCAACCTCACCATATAATGGAAACACAACG TGGACGTGGACGTAAACGCGGTGGTTTAACTTCACCAGTATCACCTCGAAGTAATAACCGTTCACCAGTGAAACGTTCTAGGCTGGATATAGAACCATCTCAACCACCACCACAACCCATTCAACCTGTAGAAAAACCTGACGCCAATATGTGTTTGAAGTACACTTTTGGTGTGAACGCGTGGAAGCAATGGGTAATGACAAAGAATGCCGACATCGAAAAAAGTACGACTAGACGTCGACCATTCAAAACGGAGCTTTTGCAAATGACTGCAGACGAATTAAACTATTCTCTGTGTTTGTTTGTAAAAGAGGTGCGTAAGCCAAATGGCACTGAATATGCTCCAGATACTATATACTACTTGGTTTTAG GAATCCAGCAATATCTGTACGAAAATGGCAGAATTGATAATATATTCACGGATCCATACTATGAACGTTTTACCGACTGTTTGGATGAAGTGGCCCGTAAATTTTCAGTCCTCTACAATGATTCAC AGTACATTGTGACCCGTGTTGAAGAGGAACATTTATGGGAGTGTAAACAGCTGGGCGCTCATTCACCACATGTTCTACTCAGTACACTTatgttttttaatacaaaacacTTCAATTTGACG ACGGTAGAAGAGCACATGCAACTATCCTTCTCTCACATAATGAAACATTGGAAACGCTCAGCCCAAAATGCTAAAATGCCAGGTACTAGAAATGTACTTCTACGTTTCTATCCGCCACAAGCTGGTCTTG ATGCTAACCCTCGTAAGAAAAAGGTTTATGAACAGCAAGAGAACGAAGAAAATCCTTTGCGCTGCCCAGTCCGCCTCTATGAGTTTTACCTCTCCAAATG TCCTGAAAGCGTAAAAACACGCAatgatgtattttatttacaaccTGAACGTTCTTGTGTACCCGACTCGCCGGTTTGGTATTCCACCCAAGCGCTTAGTCAGGAGTCATTACAAAAGATGCTGCATCGTGTCAAGATGGTTAAGGAGATCAACATCGCACTGCTGACGAGTTAA
- the woc gene encoding zinc finger MYM-type protein 3 isoform X2, which translates to MEEISSLDSFHTDAESSARPESEPPKLDEDTSQASIDKVVDGDVTKDTEDGNNDEDFEQISEGSFDVDENSNGTSSGVPKDEGSSPQEKLASGAYDGDEGGGVECEGVNEEENKEPDTVDNKTQESTDFEEVDANVSGGGHNAATDESDMLGESDMTLPTATEELDASVEPVDKAIETKDADNQADNGGMDEPGVDLQTIDGDVDMPSITNSPEENLITSAAIEDENDKKATEKSIDEESHDITAEQQDISMEALEDDEPCNENSKPESDAKEKKPDVDVEAQEEENKNEEDEIAYLGGDNSKQLDATEENADATNKIAEIVTSEEPEPEPEHETEREDEPVENVQEPEDSDICLIPDDPETEVTQAEKEQAILARENAEKEDAEAQKQRDIEADTGDAAVVEENSISEKNTSAAIEDDSELCDARGMQLNTAEDIGEAPDADEPLLEEMQTNTTEMGSSQKIIIAWIISSTQKCIQCDNEKMCGFRFKNPESGNFDYLCDQNCCDAILSAHPGKYFIRRKKFLIEELTNEEKDADAIDNEIDGSAPIEPAENSAVAEKDANCHTCLQCKEAKLCKYFFRQDDEYHYICNDICYNLLNSEEPEKFKLKRHSIRVRNIGSTLPTTATSSAGVSTVAPSIAAATKTKGPRDTGVVARTSAEAEAARLERNASFMRRCAECFNEVTLGDKNLLWETMDFCNEICLGKYQRTIGANCQTCHGEVPHPALGKYCVRFGFDIRQFCCAACLNEFKKGLKTCSCCQKDISSGSEGFLAPVGDKEQFKDFCSQACMRRYDSMCNPKKKLRNDTCAVCNNDKPVRVEIMLDGKEHNFCSNPCFSAFKFVSNIVADQCAMCSKYFERKGSESYTIYTERRTKVFCTRVCLNVYIIVNRRIVSCQWCKVKKYNFDMIYKQQDAQEILMCSLNCLTLYGVSINAFSRTVANCDNCNTSATPQYHLTMSDASMRNFCTYQCVMQFQSQFARAPLTLENDSPSTQQTTTVTQAGSNKSNVPFPTGLPKRVKLKMPQQTKPQIQIKLPAKTTPVGKKGPTMPVISTVSSLASGETETMIGNVTVRRGRGRGRKLDSPPPMPQLTTPMNVPSRGRPRKQIDYSASPSPPPMDLPTTNAKSIGKRGQSISVSGHIEKGVGETRIIAVPPYPPAVRNVQTSCKPQTVTVGFQTTPNTTNTATQTGKDYSNKVLIPIPVPIYVPQPMYMYSAPFPVPVPIPLPIPVPIFIPTTRNSAQGILKEIKKIQDKMPADPFEAELLMMAEMVAEEKHESDSDSEDEVKTEPSLVPLQYNNDVQPVEVTNNSYGEEVLQMALKMATGEYGQPAVDLESAMTASEITNPPPGMVGHDDSISHMSAHHMQQQPHHIMETQRGRGRKRGGLTSPVSPRSNNRSPVKRSRLDIEPSQPPPQPIQPVEKPDANMCLKYTFGVNAWKQWVMTKNADIEKSTTRRRPFKTELLQMTADELNYSLCLFVKEVRKPNGTEYAPDTIYYLVLGIQQYLYENGRIDNIFTDPYYERFTDCLDEVARKFSVLYNDSQYIVTRVEEEHLWECKQLGAHSPHVLLSTLMFFNTKHFNLTTVEEHMQLSFSHIMKHWKRSAQNAKMPGTRNVLLRFYPPQAGLDANPRKKKVYEQQENEENPLRCPVRLYEFYLSKCPESVKTRNDVFYLQPERSCVPDSPVWYSTQALSQESLQKMLHRVKMVKEINIALLTS; encoded by the exons ATGGAGGAAATTTCAAGTTTAGACTCATTTCACACTGACGCTGAGTCTAGTGCTCGACCCGAGTCAGAGCCACCGAAATTAGATGAAGACACATCACAAGCCTCAATCGACAAAGTCGTGGATGGTGACGTCACGAAAGATACTGAAGACGGAAATAACGACGAGGATTTCGAACAAATTTCGGAAGGTTCATTTGACGTAGATGAAAACTCAAATGGAACTTCTTCAGGTGTACCCAAAGATGAAGGGAGTAGCCCACAGGAGAAGTTGGCTAGTGGCGCATACGATGGGGATGAGGGTGGTGGTGTTGAGTGTGAAGGTGTCAATGAAGAAGAAAACAAAGAACCTGACACAGTAGACAATAAAACTCAAGAGTCCACAGATTTCGAAGAAGTGGATGCTAATGTATCTGGTGGAGGTCATAATGCAGCCACTGATGAATCCGATATGTTGGGCGAGTCAGACATGACTTTGCCAACAGCAACAGAAGAGTTAGATGCTTCTGTGGAACCCGTTGACAAAGCGATTGAAACAAAGGATGCGGATAATCAAGCTGATAATGGAGGAATGGATGAACCTGGGGTCGATTTGCAAACGATAGATGGAGATGTGGATATGCCATCAATCACTAACTCGCctgaagaaaatttaataacaagtgCTGCTATTGAagatgaaaatgataaaaaagctACAGAGAAATCAATTGACGAAGAAAGTCATGATATTACTGCTGAACAGCAAGATATCAGTATGGAAGCCCTGGAAGACGATGAGCCTTGTAATGAGAATAGTAAACCTGAGAGTGAtgctaaagaaaaaaaaccgGATGTTGATGTAGAAGCCCAAGAAGAAGAAAACAAGAATGAAGAGGACGAAATTGCTTATTTAGGTGGTGACAATAGCAAGCAACTCGATGCTACCGAAGAGAATGCCGATGCCACAAATAAAATCGCGGAAATAGTTACAAGTGAAGAACCTGAACCTGAACCTGAACATGAAACTGAACGGGAAGATG AACCAGTTGAGAACGTCCAAGAACCAGAAGATTCGGATATTTGTCTTATACCAGATGACCCTGAGACTGAAGTAACACAAGCGGAAAAAGAACAAGCTATTTTGGCTCGGGAAAATGCCGAAAAAGAGGATGCAGAGGCTCAAAAACAAAGAGATATAGAAGCAGACACTGGTGATGCCGCAGTAGTTGAAGAAAATTcgatttcagaaaaaaataccTCAGCTGCCATTGAAGATGACTCCGAGTTGTGTGACGCTAGAG gaATGCAGCTAAACACAGCAGAAGATATAGGAGAAGCGCCTGACGCTGACGAACCTTTATTAGAAGAAATGCAAACAAATACAACGGAAATGGGGTCatcacaaaaaattatcattGCTTGGATTATTTCATCAACACAAAAATGTATACAGTGTGATAACGAAAAAATGTGTGGCTTTCGATTTAAGAACCCCGAAAGCGGTAATTTTGACTATTTATGTGACCAAAATTGCTGCGATGCCATTTTATCAGCTCATCCTGGAAAGTATTTCATTCGAAGGAAAAAGTTTCTTATCGAAGAGTTAACGAATGAAGAAAAGGACGCCGATGCTATAGATAATGAAATTGATGGGAGTGCACCCATCGAGCCTGCAGAAAATTCTGCTGTTGCAGAGAAAGATGCAAACTGTCACACATGTTTACAGTGCAAGGAagcaaaattatgtaaatactttTTCCGTCAAGATGACGAGTACCACTACATTTGTAACGATATTTGTTACAACCTTTTAAATTCAGAGGAgcctgaaaaatttaaattgaaacgaCATTCAATCCGTGTGCGTAACATAGGTTCCACTTTACCAACAACGGCAACGTCTTCAGCGGGGGTCTCGACCGTTGCCCCCAGTATTGCTGCAGCGACAAAGACAAAAGGTCCACGAGATACGGGTGTAGTAGCTCGTACCTCTGCGGAAGCGGAGGCAGCACGATTAGAGAGAAATGCTAGTTTTATGCGTCGTTGTGCTGAATGTTTCAATGAAGTAACGTTAGGCGACAAAAATTTACTGTGGGAAACGATGGATTTCTGCAATGAAATTTGCCTCGGCAAGTACCAACGCACAATCGGTGCTAATTGTCAAACATGTCATGGAGAAGTACCACATCCTGCCCTCGGTAAATATTGTGTACGCTTCGGTTTTGATATTCGTCAATTTTGCTGTGCAGCTTGTCTTAATGAGtttaaaaaaggtttaaaaacaTGTTCGTGTTGTCAAAAGGATATTTCTTCGGGCAGTGAGGGCTTTCTTGCACCAGTGGGTGACAAGGAacaatttaaagatttttgttCACAGGCCTGTATGCGACGTTACGATAGCATGTGTAATCCCAAAAAGAAACTACGTAACGATACTTGTGCTGTGTGTAATAATGATAAACCAGTGCGTGTCGAAATTATGCTAGATGGTAAAGAACATAATTTCTGTTCAAATCCATGCTTTTCGGCTTTCAAATTCGTAAGCAATATAGTGGCCGATCAATGTGCTATGTGTTCCAAGTATTTTGAACGCAAAGGCTCAGagtcatataccatatatacagaaAGACGAACTAAAGTGTTTTGTACACGCGTTTGTCTTAATGTGTATATAATTGTTAATCGGCGTATTGTCTCATGTCAATGGTGCAaagtaaagaaatataatttcgaTATGATCTACAAACAGCAAGATGCACAAGAAATTCTAATGTGTTCTCTAAATTGTTTAACTTTGTACGGTGTATCTATTAATGCTTTTTCACGCACTGTTGCCAATTGTGACAATTGCAACACTTCCGCTACACCACAATATCACCTCACAATGTCGGATGCTTCGATGCGTAATTTTTGCACATACCAGTGTGTTATGCAGTTTCAAAGTCAGTTTGCAagagcaccgcttactttggaaAATGATTCACCATCGACCCAACAGACCACTACAGTGACACAAGCCGGATCTAACAAAAGCAATGTACCTTTTCCCACAGGATTGCCTAAGAGGGTAAAACTAAAGATGCCACAACAAACCAAACCACAAATACag ATCAAACTTCCTGCAAAAACAACCCCTGTAGGAAAAAAGGGGCCTACAATGCCAGTTATATCAACGGTTTCTTCTCTAGCAAGTGGTGAGACCGAAACAATGATTGGTAACGTAACCGTACGCCGAGGCAGAGGTAGAGGTCGAAAGTTAGATTCGCCACCACCTATGCCACAATTAACCACACCTATGAATGTACCCTCTAGGGGTCGTCCGAGAAAGCAAATAGACTATAGTGCGTCTCCATCTCCACCACCTATGGATCTGCCAACGACAAATGCTAAGTCAATAGGTAAGCGAGGACAGAGTATTTCTGTGTCTGGCCATATTGAAAAAGGAGTTGGGGAAACGAGAATTATTGCTGTGCCACCATATCCACCTGCTGTTCGAAATGTGCAGACCAGTTGTAAACCACAAACAGTTACAGTCGGTTTTCAAACTACGCCAAACACGACGAATACAGCTACACAAACTGGCAAGGACTACTCCAACAAGGTGCTAATACCAATACCTGTGCCTATTTATGTGCCACAACCAATGTACATGTATTCGGCACCGTTCCCGGTACCAGTACCAATACCATTACCAATACCCGTACCAATATTTATACCCACTACACGAAATTCGGCTCAAGGTATActtaaggaaattaaaaaaattcaagatAAAATGCCAGCCGATCCATTTGAAGCTGAATTGCTTATGATGGCTGAGATGGTAGCCGAAGAAAAACACGAATCTGATTCGGATTCAGAAGATGAAGTAAAAACTGAACCGAGCTTGGTTCCGTTACAATACAATAACGATGTACAACCTGTTGAAGTGACTAACAATTCATATGGTGAAGAAGTACTACAGATGGCATTAAAAATGGCAACTGGTGAGTACGGTCAGCCTGCCGTTGATCTTGAATCGGCCATGACTGCTAGTGAGATAACAAATCCACCACCAGGTATGGTGGGACACGATGATTCTATAAGCCATATGAGTGCTCACCATATGCAACAGCAACCTCACCATATAATGGAAACACAACG TGGACGTGGACGTAAACGCGGTGGTTTAACTTCACCAGTATCACCTCGAAGTAATAACCGTTCACCAGTGAAACGTTCTAGGCTGGATATAGAACCATCTCAACCACCACCACAACCCATTCAACCTGTAGAAAAACCTGACGCCAATATGTGTTTGAAGTACACTTTTGGTGTGAACGCGTGGAAGCAATGGGTAATGACAAAGAATGCCGACATCGAAAAAAGTACGACTAGACGTCGACCATTCAAAACGGAGCTTTTGCAAATGACTGCAGACGAATTAAACTATTCTCTGTGTTTGTTTGTAAAAGAGGTGCGTAAGCCAAATGGCACTGAATATGCTCCAGATACTATATACTACTTGGTTTTAG GAATCCAGCAATATCTGTACGAAAATGGCAGAATTGATAATATATTCACGGATCCATACTATGAACGTTTTACCGACTGTTTGGATGAAGTGGCCCGTAAATTTTCAGTCCTCTACAATGATTCAC AGTACATTGTGACCCGTGTTGAAGAGGAACATTTATGGGAGTGTAAACAGCTGGGCGCTCATTCACCACATGTTCTACTCAGTACACTTatgttttttaatacaaaacacTTCAATTTGACG ACGGTAGAAGAGCACATGCAACTATCCTTCTCTCACATAATGAAACATTGGAAACGCTCAGCCCAAAATGCTAAAATGCCAGGTACTAGAAATGTACTTCTACGTTTCTATCCGCCACAAGCTGGTCTTG ATGCTAACCCTCGTAAGAAAAAGGTTTATGAACAGCAAGAGAACGAAGAAAATCCTTTGCGCTGCCCAGTCCGCCTCTATGAGTTTTACCTCTCCAAATG TCCTGAAAGCGTAAAAACACGCAatgatgtattttatttacaaccTGAACGTTCTTGTGTACCCGACTCGCCGGTTTGGTATTCCACCCAAGCGCTTAGTCAGGAGTCATTACAAAAGATGCTGCATCGTGTCAAGATGGTTAAGGAGATCAACATCGCACTGCTGACGAGTTAA